In Oncorhynchus kisutch isolate 150728-3 linkage group LG5, Okis_V2, whole genome shotgun sequence, a genomic segment contains:
- the LOC109891005 gene encoding sodium/hydrogen exchanger 3, translating into MACRTCLWLLGTTFFTCTVRLVVEGTEVGATQGSHPEPGVVGSNHSQAGGGHGSSISGIQIVTFKWHHVEAPYLIALWILVAGVSKMVVELNHNLTSVIPESALLIIIGWILGGIIYGADKMQTFTLTPTVFFFYLLPQVILDAGYFMPNKLFFSNMGAILVYAVIGTCWNAATVGLGLWGCWLGGAMGDIDIGLLQFLLFGSLIAAVDPVAVIAVFEEVHVNEVLFIMVFGESLLNDGVTVVLFNVFDAFVSLGGAEIDAVEIIKGIISFFVVAFGGSLVGIIFALLISLLTRCTKNIQIIEPGFIFILGYLSYLTAEMLSLSAILSIVFCGICCQKYINANMDERSVTTVRYVMKVLANGSETIIFVFLGISAIDPAVWVWNTGFILLTLLFIFVFRFIGVFLLTWILNKYRLVPLEFIDQVVMSYGGLRGAVAYGLVAMLDENKFKEKNLMVSTTLIVVYFTVMLQGITMKPLVTWLKVKRAAVTELTLAEKIQNRTFDHMLVAIEDISGQIGHNYMRDKWHNFEERWLCWFLMKPSARKSRDYIFNIFHQLNLKDAMSYVKEGERRGSLAFVRNETKADVDFNKKFRASFSEIMPDIMADNMGPDHVPLSSILQDIVPSVCLDMHEQDLTMRESEDFNAHHLLQQHLYRGRKQHRHRYSRSHLETNRDENEVQEIFQRTMRSRLESFKSAKMGVAPAKKIQTKHQKKDKPQKMPNGNSSDKSKNHPYGDKDFEFSEGDCGSGGEAAGDLFPMRAYRVEAGIVNPAFMAEMDPMDNMQQIPHVALLPQTLNSFDT; encoded by the exons ATGGCATGCAGAACTTGCCTCTGGCTACTAGGGACAACATTTTTTACTTGCACAGTCCGCCTGGTTGTTGAGGGTACAGAGGTGGGAGCAACCCAGGGGTCGCACCCGGAGCCAGGGGTGGTGGGATCAAACCACAGCCAGGCTGGAGGGGGCCATGGGTCCAGCATCTCAGGGATACAAATCGTGACCTTTAAGTGGCACCATGTGGAAGCCCCCTATCTCATCGCCTTATGGATACTTGTGGCTGGGGTATCCAAGATGG TGGTCGAGCTGAACCACAACCTGACCAGTGTGATCCCGGAGAGCgccctcctcatcatcatcggtTGGATCCTGGGCGGCATCATCTACGGGGCAGACAAGATGCAGACCTTCACCCTGACACCCACCGTCTTCTTCttctacctgctgccccaagtcATCCTGGATGCAGGCTACTTCATGCCCAACAAGCTGTTCTTCAGCAACATGGGCGCCATCCTGGTTTACGCTGTGATTGGCACCTGCTGGAACGCTGCCACTGTGGGTCTCGGCCTCTGGGGGTGCTGGTTGGGCGGGGCCATGG GTGATATTGACATTGGTCTCCTTCAGTTCCTGTTGTTTGGGAGTCTAATTGCTGCTGTGGACCCCGTGGCTGTAATTGCCGTGTTTGAGGAGGTCCATGTCAACGAGGTCCTGTTCATCATGGTGTTTGGGGAGTCCCTCCTCAACGATGGTGTCACAGTG GTGCTGTTCAATGTGTTTGATGCATTCGTGTCGCTGGGAGGGGCAGAAATCGATGCTGTAGAGATCATTAAAGGCATAA TCTCGTTCTTCGTGGTGGCATTCGGAGGCTCCCTGGTTGGTATTATCTTTGCTCTGCTGATCTCGCTCCTGACCAGATGCACAAAGAACATCCAGATCATCGAGCCAGGCTTCATCTTCATCCTGGGCTACCTCTCCTACCTGACAGCTGAGATGCTCTCGCTATCCGCTATCCTGTC GATCGTGTTTTGTGGCATCTGCTGTCAGAAGTATATCAATGCCAACATGGATGAGAGGTCGGTCACCACAGTACGATACGTCATGAAGGTGTTAGCCAATGGCTCAGAAACCATCATCTTTGTCTTCCTCGGCATCTCGGCCATAGATCCAGCTGTATGGGTTTGGAACACAGGCTTcatcctcctcacactcctcttCATCTTTGTGTTCAGGTTCATAG ggGTCTTTCTCCTTACCTGGATATTGAACAAGTACCGACTGGTTCCCTTGGAGTTCATTGATCAGGTGGTGATGAGCTACGGTGGCCTGCGAGGGGCAGTTGCCTACGGCCTTGTGGCCATGCTGGATGAGAATAAATTCAAAGAGAAGAATTTGATGGTCAGCACCACCCTCATAGTGGTGTACTTCACTGTCATGCTGCAG GGAATAACCATGAAACCACTGGTCACCTGGCTGAAAGTGAAGAGAGCAGCTGTGACAGAACTCACACTAGCTGAAAAAATACAGAATAGG ACCTTTGACCACATGCTTGTCGCCATAGAGGACATTTCTGGACAAATAGGACATAACTACATGAGAGACAA GTGGCATAACTTTGAGGAGAGGTGGTTGTGCTGGTTCTTGATGAAGCCCTCTGCCAGGAAATCCCGTGACTACATATTCAACATCTTCCACCAGCTCAACCTGAAGGATGCCATGAGCTATGTAAAGGAG GGAGAACGCAGAGGCTCATTGGCGTTCGTTCGGAATGAGACCAAGGCCGATGTGGATTTCAATAAGAAGTTTCGTGCCAGTTTCTCTGAGATTATGCCTGACATCATGGCAGATAATATGGGACCGGATCATGTTCCACTCTCCTCTATCTT ACAGGACATTGTGCCCTCTGTCTGCCTAGACATGCATGAGCAGGACCTGACAATGAGGGAGTCAGAGGACTTTAATGCACACCATCTACTGCAGCAGCACTTGTACAGAGGCAGGAAACAG CACAGACACAGGTACAGTCGGAGCCACCTCGAAACCAACAGGGATGAGAATGAGGTGCAAGAGATCTTCCAGAGAACAATGAGAAGCCGTCTAGAGTCATTCAAGTCAGCCAAAATGGGTGTCGCCCCTGCCAAGAAGATCCAAACCAAGCATCAAAAGAAAGATAAACCACAAAAG ATGCCAAATGGAAACTCCTCGGATAAAAGTAAAAACCATCCTTATGGGGATAAAG ATTTTGAGTTTTCTGAAGGAGACTGTGGCTCTGGTGGCGAGGCTGCTGGCGATTTATTCCCCATGAGGGCCTATAGAGTAGAAG CTGGAATAGTGAACCCAGCCTTCATGGCAGAGATGGACCCCATGGACAACATGCAACAGATCCCACATGTAGCACTTCTTCCACAAACTTTGAACTCCTTTGACACCTAA